The following coding sequences lie in one Saccopteryx bilineata isolate mSacBil1 chromosome 5, mSacBil1_pri_phased_curated, whole genome shotgun sequence genomic window:
- the MOB1B gene encoding MOB kinase activator 1B: protein MSFLFGSRSSKTFKPKKNIPEGSHQYELLKHAEATLGSGNLRMAVMLPEGEDLNEWVAVNTVDFFNQINMLYGTITDFCTEESCPVMSAGPKYEYHWADGTNIKKPIKCSAPKYIDYLMTWVQDQLDDETLFPSKIGVPFPKNFMSVAKTILKRLFRVYAHIYHQHFDPVIQLQEEAHLNTSFKHFIFFVQEFNLVDRRELAPLQELIEKLTSKDR from the exons TGGTAGTCGTTCCTCTAAAACGTTCAAACCGAAGAAGAACATTCCCGAGGGCTCTCACCAGTATGAGCTCCTAAAGCATGCAGAAGCCACCCTCGGCAGTGGCAACCTCCGCATGGCTGTCATGCTTCCTGAGGGAGAAGATCTGAATGAGTGGGTTGCAGTGAACA CTGTGGATTTTTTCAATCAGATCAACATGCTTTATGGAACAATCACAGATTTCTGTACAGAGGAAAGCTGTCCAGTGATGTCAGCTGGTCCGAA ATATGAGTATCATTGGGCAGATGGAACAAACATAAAGAAGCCTATTAAGTGCTCTGCACCAAAGTATATTGATTACTTAATGACTTGGGTTCAGGACCAGTTGGATGATGAGACATTATTTCCCTCCAAAATAG GTGTCCCATTCCCGAAGAACTTCATGTCTGTGGCAAAAACTATACTCAAGCGCCTCTTTAGGGTTTATGCTCACATTTACCATCAGCATTTCGACCCTGTGATCCAGCTTCAGGAGGAAGCACATCTGAATACATCTTTCAAGCACTTTATCTTTTTTGTCCAG GAATTCAACCTGGTTGATAGAAGAGAACTTGCACCACTCCAAGAACTGATTGAAAAACTCAcctcaaaggacagataa